In the genome of Olsenella profusa DSM 13989, one region contains:
- a CDS encoding ankyrin repeat domain-containing protein, producing the protein MAFGTVLLLNGIFFVYLILAVVAVVFIGAGLVVTIVFAVGSKRRAAQGKKLGLKKAIPITLFVVGLVPAVIVVGTYAHLSAGAARSQAKDEATDKAFACVDSHDVKGLLAVFDANPDIAIDDYACRESLASGESLLHRAVRKDDYEMVDTLLARGAHPTEELLLFACDYTDWDSRYGESFLQQGLDAYNPKIVNVLLDAGVDMKRSQAKLPLNYFVTAMCGNGLDDGDIVIIKKMLQQGARPDAVDGNGKRAIDVFNETLQEPWAQKAAGQTDKVEEVRGLLTPQG; encoded by the coding sequence ATGGCTTTTGGTACGGTCCTCCTACTCAATGGTATCTTCTTTGTCTATCTGATTCTTGCGGTCGTTGCGGTCGTGTTCATAGGGGCGGGACTTGTCGTCACCATCGTCTTTGCCGTGGGCTCAAAGAGGCGTGCTGCCCAGGGGAAGAAGCTTGGGCTCAAGAAGGCCATCCCCATCACTTTGTTCGTTGTGGGTCTTGTGCCGGCGGTAATCGTTGTCGGCACGTATGCCCATCTGTCTGCGGGTGCGGCAAGGAGCCAGGCCAAAGACGAGGCTACCGACAAGGCATTTGCATGCGTGGATTCGCATGACGTAAAGGGCCTCCTGGCTGTGTTCGACGCCAATCCGGACATTGCCATTGATGACTATGCCTGTCGCGAAAGCCTAGCGTCGGGGGAGTCGCTTCTGCATCGTGCGGTCAGGAAAGATGACTATGAGATGGTTGACACCCTGCTTGCCAGGGGGGCTCACCCCACTGAGGAACTGCTTCTTTTTGCATGTGACTATACGGACTGGGACAGCCGCTATGGAGAAAGCTTCCTTCAGCAGGGCCTGGATGCCTACAACCCCAAGATCGTCAATGTCCTGCTTGATGCGGGGGTCGACATGAAGCGGTCACAAGCGAAGTTGCCTCTCAACTACTTTGTTACAGCCATGTGTGGCAATGGCCTAGATGACGGCGACATCGTCATCATCAAGAAGATGCTCCAGCAGGGTGCCCGGCCAGATGCGGTCGATGGCAACGGCAAACGGGCCATTGACGTCTTCAACGAGACGCTTCAGGAGCCCTGGGCACAAAAAGCCGCTGGTCAAACGGATAAGGTGGAGGAGGTCAGAGGTTTGCTCACACCCCAAGGGTAG
- a CDS encoding alpha/beta fold hydrolase yields the protein MRFDVVGELGNPMVLMLPGSFCTGDTLRPIADRLSGSYCVVLVTLDGHVRGGGDYLSKEDATDKVVGWLRDRGVGHLAMAHGTSMGAINALDIAREGSITSDVWFFDGGPFFDFPKPVELAVRAAFRHMVRVARRDGAAGVTDDELDAVLEKGMLGRLLGGGAPVYREMVRDCMEVCSFVSDASVAHESATFCECRLPDLPPDVVGRCVFLWGSEESARMSHRRVFRRYPDAEFIDVPGYNHCGYQCAHPDEYAALLDERIRGSR from the coding sequence ATGAGGTTTGACGTGGTGGGAGAGCTGGGGAACCCCATGGTGCTGATGCTGCCGGGCTCGTTCTGCACGGGCGACACGCTGCGCCCCATAGCCGACAGGTTGAGCGGGAGCTACTGCGTCGTGCTCGTCACGTTGGACGGCCACGTTCGTGGCGGGGGCGACTACCTCTCCAAGGAGGATGCTACGGACAAGGTCGTCGGTTGGCTGCGTGACCGGGGCGTCGGACACCTTGCGATGGCGCATGGCACCTCGATGGGTGCCATCAATGCGCTCGACATCGCACGGGAGGGTTCCATCACCTCCGACGTCTGGTTCTTCGATGGTGGCCCGTTCTTCGACTTCCCCAAGCCGGTCGAGCTCGCCGTGCGAGCCGCCTTCCGCCACATGGTCCGTGTTGCCAGGCGCGATGGTGCTGCTGGCGTAACCGATGATGAGCTTGATGCCGTGCTCGAAAAAGGCATGCTCGGGCGCCTTCTCGGTGGCGGGGCTCCCGTCTACAGGGAGATGGTGCGCGACTGCATGGAGGTGTGCTCGTTCGTCTCCGACGCGTCGGTGGCCCATGAGTCCGCGACCTTCTGCGAGTGCAGGCTGCCGGACCTGCCGCCGGACGTGGTTGGGCGCTGCGTCTTCCTGTGGGGGAGCGAGGAGTCGGCCCGCATGTCGCACAGGCGTGTGTTCAGGAGGTACCCGGATGCGGAGTTCATCGATGTGCCTGGTTACAACCACTGCGGCTATCAGTGCGCCCATCCCGACGAGTACGCTGCACTGCTGGACGAGAGGATTCGGGGGAGTCGCTGA
- a CDS encoding type II toxin-antitoxin system HicA family toxin has product MSLNYREAVKLIRRNGGRFIWHGARHDIFETKDGKEIQVPRHAKDLSSGVERDIKEKLGMR; this is encoded by the coding sequence ATGTCGCTGAACTACCGGGAAGCCGTCAAGCTGATTAGAAGAAACGGTGGTAGGTTCATATGGCATGGGGCAAGGCATGACATCTTCGAGACCAAGGATGGGAAGGAGATACAGGTGCCGCGCCACGCGAAAGACCTGAGTTCGGGAGTGGAGAGGGACATCAAAGAGAAGCTGGGAATGAGGTAG
- a CDS encoding Gfo/Idh/MocA family oxidoreductase: MQGRALNVAYIGNGKSANRYHIPYVLARQEKFRIKAIEARHIDHTAWSEVPGVAYTTDLEGMLDDPEVDIIEVTTPSDLHFEMAKKALEAGKHVTVDKPFAATAAQAQELFDLASAKGVTVQCYQNRRFDSDFLTARQVLASGRLGHVFEVVTSYDYWRPRMLAGKPLDVVNQAAYGHASHCLDQLISWFGMPDHWRGELRQLQGEGMANDYFDYDLYYDDLGLKATAQANYSTAFPRPSFALYGDRGAYIKGDKDQQERDLKHFYLPVGHDDFGLDAPGQWGTLRYEDAEGLHEERVPSVRSSYSQWYDALYETVAHGVPQLVTSEETMMQMRILEESARQLR; the protein is encoded by the coding sequence ATGCAGGGTCGAGCACTCAACGTCGCATACATCGGCAATGGCAAGAGCGCCAACCGCTATCACATACCCTACGTGCTCGCACGTCAGGAGAAGTTTCGCATCAAGGCCATCGAGGCTCGCCACATAGATCACACGGCATGGTCCGAGGTGCCTGGCGTGGCATACACCACGGACCTTGAGGGCATGCTGGACGACCCCGAGGTGGACATCATCGAGGTGACGACGCCCTCCGACCTTCACTTCGAGATGGCCAAGAAGGCCCTTGAGGCCGGTAAGCACGTGACGGTCGACAAGCCCTTCGCGGCGACCGCTGCGCAGGCGCAGGAGCTCTTCGACCTTGCCAGTGCCAAGGGCGTCACGGTCCAGTGCTACCAGAACCGCCGCTTTGACTCTGACTTCCTTACGGCACGGCAGGTGCTTGCATCTGGCAGGCTGGGGCATGTCTTCGAGGTGGTGACGAGCTACGACTATTGGCGCCCTCGGATGCTTGCCGGCAAGCCGCTCGACGTTGTCAACCAAGCCGCCTACGGACACGCCTCGCACTGCCTCGACCAGCTCATCAGCTGGTTTGGCATGCCTGACCATTGGCGCGGCGAGCTCAGGCAGCTGCAGGGCGAGGGAATGGCCAACGACTACTTCGACTATGACCTCTACTACGACGACCTTGGACTCAAGGCAACGGCGCAGGCCAACTACTCGACAGCTTTTCCGCGCCCGAGCTTCGCGCTCTATGGTGACAGGGGCGCCTATATCAAGGGGGACAAGGACCAGCAGGAACGTGACCTCAAGCATTTCTACCTGCCCGTCGGGCACGATGACTTTGGCCTGGATGCGCCGGGGCAGTGGGGGACCCTGCGCTACGAGGACGCTGAGGGCCTGCACGAGGAGCGCGTTCCCTCGGTACGCAGCAGCTATTCCCAGTGGTATGACGCGCTGTACGAGACCGTCGCGCACGGTGTGCCCCAACTCGTTACGTCCGAGGAGACCATGATGCAGATGCGCATCCTCGAGGAGAGCGCGCGACAGCTGCGGTAG
- a CDS encoding alpha/beta fold hydrolase translates to MSGDLEGLPSPCDAPYPGDVEPAIAAGMVERTLRTEHGEVRYWVSERADAERGWVAFLPGLSADHTLFDPQFAHFARRWNLVVWDAPGHGLSRPWGKRLDLDDMAGALCEILEACGAVHPVLVGQSLGGYVAQAYLDLFPTRTAAFVSIDSSPMQRRYYKRWHLAVLRHMEGICRLWGTEGFLRGQIAGNCSTTEHGRRNMLRQIERYSKRELCALYGGGFRAISDAVAKDRAYRIDCPLMIVCGTEDAAGFVKAYDKAWSRETGVPVIWVEGAGHNANVDDPAFVNTAIDRFLESTVENHSPG, encoded by the coding sequence ATGAGCGGCGATCTCGAAGGCCTGCCGTCGCCTTGCGATGCACCGTACCCGGGCGACGTCGAGCCCGCAATCGCTGCAGGGATGGTCGAACGGACATTGCGCACCGAGCACGGAGAGGTGCGCTACTGGGTGAGCGAGCGGGCGGACGCGGAGCGCGGGTGGGTGGCCTTCCTGCCCGGCCTCTCGGCCGACCACACCCTGTTCGACCCCCAGTTCGCCCACTTCGCGAGGCGCTGGAACCTCGTCGTCTGGGACGCTCCGGGCCACGGGCTCTCGCGCCCGTGGGGCAAGAGGCTCGACCTCGACGACATGGCCGGCGCGCTTTGCGAAATCCTCGAGGCGTGTGGGGCGGTGCATCCCGTCCTCGTCGGCCAGTCGCTCGGCGGCTACGTCGCGCAGGCCTACCTCGACCTCTTCCCCACCCGCACGGCCGCCTTCGTCTCCATCGACTCGTCACCTATGCAGCGACGCTACTACAAAAGATGGCACCTGGCCGTGCTGCGCCACATGGAGGGGATATGCCGGCTCTGGGGCACCGAAGGCTTCCTGCGCGGCCAGATCGCGGGGAACTGCTCGACCACCGAGCACGGGCGAAGGAACATGCTCCGGCAGATCGAGCGTTACTCGAAGAGGGAGCTCTGTGCGCTGTACGGCGGGGGCTTTAGGGCGATCTCCGACGCCGTGGCGAAAGACCGCGCGTACCGCATCGACTGCCCGCTCATGATCGTATGCGGGACCGAGGATGCGGCGGGCTTCGTCAAGGCCTACGACAAGGCGTGGTCGAGGGAGACCGGCGTGCCCGTCATCTGGGTCGAGGGCGCGGGACACAACGCCAACGTCGATGACCCCGCCTTCGTCAACACCGCCATCGACCGGTTCCTGGAGTCCACGGTCGAAAACCACTCGCCGGGCTAA
- a CDS encoding ATP-binding protein, which produces MIISRPSYMQKLISGMGSDQVKVVTGIRRCGKSFLVFNLFKDYLLKRGIPKTNIIEMAFDRFSNRRYRDTETFYSHVTEELGKTSGKRYVLLDEVQLLDSFPEVLMDLIAMPDVDVYVTGSNARLLSKDVVTEFRGRGQEIAMAPLSFSEFMSAYGGDKRDGYAEYATYGGLPAVLSKKMTQEKADYLSSLYDVLYIRDIVERNGIRDTGNLEELIDVLSSAIGSLVNPSKISATFRSEKNTTIAPETVDRYLSHLEDAFLVSRAKRYDLKGRRYIGTPFKLYFSDLGLRNARMNFRQMEGSHIMENVIYNELRGRGFGVDVGVVPTGVRGKDGKVCRTQLEVDFVCNKGSKRYYVQSALAMPTPEKREQEERSLLRIDDGFKKAIITKEGFEPHYDEHGVLTMNVYDFLLDANSLDF; this is translated from the coding sequence ATGATTATAAGTCGTCCCAGCTACATGCAGAAGCTCATCTCTGGAATGGGGTCGGATCAGGTCAAGGTCGTCACGGGCATCAGGCGCTGCGGCAAGTCGTTTCTGGTATTCAACCTGTTCAAGGATTACCTGCTCAAGCGGGGTATCCCCAAGACCAACATCATCGAGATGGCGTTCGATCGGTTCAGCAACAGAAGATATCGAGACACCGAGACCTTCTATTCCCATGTGACGGAGGAGCTCGGTAAGACAAGCGGGAAACGTTACGTGCTTCTGGATGAGGTGCAGCTGCTCGACAGCTTCCCTGAGGTTCTTATGGACCTCATTGCCATGCCTGACGTTGACGTGTACGTGACGGGTAGCAACGCGCGGCTGCTGTCCAAGGACGTGGTGACCGAGTTTAGGGGACGCGGCCAGGAGATAGCGATGGCACCATTGAGCTTCTCGGAATTCATGAGTGCATATGGTGGCGACAAACGCGACGGCTACGCCGAATACGCCACGTATGGTGGGCTTCCTGCGGTGCTTTCCAAGAAGATGACCCAAGAGAAGGCCGATTATCTGTCCTCTCTCTATGACGTGCTCTACATTCGCGATATTGTCGAGCGCAATGGCATTCGCGACACGGGAAACCTTGAGGAGCTTATAGACGTACTGTCCTCGGCAATCGGGTCGCTCGTGAACCCCTCCAAGATTTCGGCGACTTTCAGGAGCGAAAAGAACACGACGATTGCCCCCGAGACCGTTGATCGCTACCTATCGCATTTAGAGGACGCGTTTCTTGTGAGCCGTGCGAAGCGCTACGACCTGAAGGGCCGGAGGTATATCGGCACCCCATTCAAACTCTACTTCTCGGACCTGGGGCTGCGCAACGCGCGCATGAACTTCCGACAGATGGAGGGCTCCCATATCATGGAGAACGTCATCTACAATGAGTTGAGGGGTCGAGGCTTTGGTGTTGATGTCGGAGTTGTGCCCACGGGCGTCAGGGGCAAGGATGGCAAGGTGTGCCGTACCCAGCTTGAGGTTGACTTCGTATGCAACAAGGGGAGCAAGCGCTACTACGTTCAGTCCGCCCTTGCCATGCCCACTCCCGAGAAGCGCGAGCAGGAGGAGCGGTCTCTCCTCAGGATCGATGATGGGTTCAAAAAGGCCATCATCACCAAGGAGGGGTTTGAGCCTCACTATGACGAGCATGGGGTGCTGACGATGAACGTCTACGACTTCCTGCTCGACGCGAATAGCCTTGACTTCTAA
- a CDS encoding DUF1648 domain-containing protein — translation MIVIAVATIGMLALLTLVVGLLLAFTPYLMRRTECFAVTVPASAQRDPRLVLLKRRYAVVMLVLTAAATISSLAAGMLMVSGQEGIGTALMCAALLVPVVMSFVLMLRNRRRVSALKRSEGWGVRSRQAVASVAEEGLPGAIPLTWDLIYVPVILGTVCLGLVLYPGMPDLLPMHADFLGNVNRYVPKTPGSAIGFPVAFEAFLAVCFAFSHWMILRSKRPVDPGAPATSVLAYGLFARAQSVLLLATGVLMSAGSGLLFLLSSAGLIGLGQAGLGIIILCAPFAMGGVVLSVVYGQMGSRVFRRMQGGGELLSDDDEHWWLGMFYVNRGDASIFLPKRFGFGWTLNFARPAAWALVVGIPALTVGFVLLVSILTG, via the coding sequence ATGATCGTGATCGCTGTCGCCACTATTGGCATGCTGGCGTTGCTGACGCTCGTCGTCGGCCTCCTGCTCGCCTTCACCCCGTATCTCATGCGCCGCACCGAGTGCTTCGCCGTGACGGTGCCCGCCTCCGCCCAGAGGGACCCGCGCCTCGTCTTGCTCAAGAGGCGCTACGCCGTGGTGATGCTCGTCCTGACGGCAGCGGCGACCATCTCCTCCCTGGCGGCTGGCATGCTGATGGTCTCTGGCCAGGAAGGGATTGGTACGGCGCTTATGTGCGCCGCCCTGCTCGTCCCTGTGGTCATGTCGTTCGTGCTCATGCTGCGCAACCGCCGCAGGGTGAGCGCGCTCAAGCGCTCCGAGGGTTGGGGGGTGAGGAGCCGTCAGGCGGTCGCCAGCGTCGCCGAGGAGGGCTTGCCAGGCGCGATTCCCCTAACATGGGACCTCATCTATGTTCCCGTCATCCTAGGGACGGTCTGCCTGGGGCTCGTGCTCTATCCCGGCATGCCCGATTTGCTTCCGATGCACGCCGACTTTCTGGGAAATGTCAATCGCTATGTGCCGAAGACGCCTGGCAGCGCCATTGGGTTTCCCGTTGCCTTCGAGGCGTTCCTGGCGGTGTGTTTCGCCTTCTCCCACTGGATGATTCTGCGCTCGAAGCGTCCGGTCGATCCCGGCGCGCCCGCCACGTCTGTCCTGGCGTACGGGCTCTTCGCTCGCGCCCAGAGCGTGCTCCTGCTTGCCACGGGAGTGCTCATGAGTGCGGGTTCCGGCCTTCTGTTCCTGCTCTCGTCAGCGGGGCTTATCGGGCTAGGCCAGGCAGGGCTCGGCATCATAATCCTCTGCGCTCCCTTTGCCATGGGCGGCGTGGTCCTCTCGGTCGTCTATGGGCAGATGGGCTCGCGTGTGTTCAGGAGGATGCAAGGGGGCGGCGAGCTCTTGTCAGACGATGACGAGCACTGGTGGCTCGGCATGTTCTACGTCAACCGGGGGGATGCGAGCATCTTTCTCCCCAAGCGATTCGGCTTTGGCTGGACTCTGAACTTCGCGCGGCCGGCGGCCTGGGCGCTCGTCGTGGGGATTCCTGCCCTTACCGTTGGGTTTGTCCTGCTTGTGTCCATCCTGACGGGATAG
- a CDS encoding flavin reductase family protein — protein sequence MERQHVDPFEHANTITQANPGGILLTTKAGGEVNTMVIGWGLIGTLWGKPTFTAFVRTSRHTHALLEKNPEFTVNVPLEGERLNRDIFAVAGTKSGRSVDKVAELGLTLVDGSTVDVPAIAEVPLTLECKVMYQQLMDKGSVPEDIQGRFYPADVTDIDKGGNCYYHVIYYGEIVDSYIVR from the coding sequence ATGGAGCGGCAGCACGTCGATCCGTTTGAGCATGCGAACACGATCACGCAGGCGAACCCCGGGGGCATCCTGCTCACCACCAAGGCAGGCGGCGAGGTGAACACCATGGTGATTGGGTGGGGGCTCATCGGTACGCTTTGGGGCAAACCCACCTTCACCGCCTTCGTTCGCACGAGCCGCCACACGCACGCGCTGCTCGAGAAGAACCCGGAGTTCACCGTCAACGTTCCCCTTGAGGGAGAGCGTCTGAACAGGGACATCTTCGCCGTTGCCGGCACCAAGAGCGGTCGCAGCGTGGACAAGGTCGCCGAGCTGGGCCTGACCCTGGTGGACGGCAGCACGGTGGACGTCCCCGCAATCGCCGAGGTGCCGCTGACACTGGAGTGCAAGGTCATGTACCAGCAGCTGATGGACAAAGGCTCCGTCCCCGAGGACATACAGGGGCGCTTCTACCCCGCCGACGTCACCGACATCGATAAGGGCGGCAACTGCTACTACCACGTCATCTACTACGGCGAGATCGTGGACAGCTACATCGTGAGGTAG
- a CDS encoding PrsW family intramembrane metalloprotease, whose product MSGLSAYVYLFMLLALGPAIVLMVYVYRLDTLDREPIGLLWSLVMRGVAAALAASLLEAIGMRAFGLLSGLDPSGMQFEVMGDLMVVGVIEEGVKYALMARRTWNSPAFNCRFDGVVYAVFTSLGFAGMENITYGLAYGPGVLFSRAIMAIPAHMGFAVLFGLFYGQAKLCGVRGHRLASALCAVGGYVLSVVAHGLYDSAAAMATNESGGLFLLVMMAVYLIVFKVARSAARHDRRFAS is encoded by the coding sequence ATGTCTGGCCTGAGTGCATACGTCTACCTGTTCATGCTGCTTGCGCTGGGTCCTGCCATTGTGCTGATGGTCTATGTGTATCGGCTTGATACCCTTGACCGGGAGCCGATTGGGCTGCTGTGGTCGCTCGTCATGAGGGGTGTCGCTGCGGCACTCGCTGCAAGCCTCCTTGAGGCCATCGGCATGCGGGCCTTCGGGCTCCTCTCGGGTCTTGACCCCTCTGGCATGCAGTTTGAGGTTATGGGCGACCTCATGGTGGTCGGCGTGATCGAGGAGGGCGTCAAGTATGCGCTCATGGCTCGAAGGACCTGGAACAGCCCTGCCTTCAACTGTCGCTTCGACGGGGTTGTCTACGCCGTGTTCACGTCGCTGGGATTCGCGGGCATGGAGAACATCACGTATGGCCTGGCATATGGGCCAGGCGTGCTGTTCTCGCGCGCCATCATGGCCATTCCGGCCCACATGGGGTTTGCCGTGCTCTTTGGCCTGTTCTACGGGCAGGCCAAGCTCTGCGGCGTACGCGGGCACAGGCTTGCGTCTGCCCTCTGCGCCGTGGGCGGCTATGTGCTCTCGGTTGTGGCGCATGGCCTGTACGACTCGGCTGCCGCCATGGCGACAAATGAGTCGGGCGGACTCTTCCTGCTCGTCATGATGGCCGTATACCTAATCGTCTTCAAGGTCGCACGCTCGGCGGCGCGCCACGACCGCCGCTTTGCCTCATAG
- a CDS encoding GntR family transcriptional regulator — MILHIDQTDQTPVYQQIRDQIVAAIAREELLPADRLPSVRTLACDLGVNLHTVNKAYAVLRDEGYLLMRGRSGAIVADFGQVATPERVAANAERLATGLRQLALEHCAQGGTEETFLEAARTQATCVFSDSGVAGVQRDVRVLGLDERGDCLGADGSHVRHVAPRASGTAPEGA, encoded by the coding sequence ATGATCCTCCATATTGACCAAACGGATCAGACACCCGTCTACCAGCAGATTCGCGACCAGATCGTGGCGGCCATCGCACGGGAGGAGCTCCTTCCCGCAGACCGGCTCCCCAGCGTGCGCACGCTCGCGTGCGACCTCGGCGTGAACCTCCATACCGTGAACAAGGCGTACGCCGTGCTGCGGGACGAGGGGTATCTCCTCATGCGCGGCCGCTCGGGGGCGATAGTGGCAGATTTTGGGCAGGTTGCGACACCCGAGCGCGTGGCGGCAAATGCGGAGCGGCTTGCGACAGGCCTCCGCCAGCTTGCCCTGGAGCACTGCGCCCAGGGTGGGACCGAGGAGACGTTCCTGGAGGCCGCGCGCACCCAGGCTACGTGCGTGTTCTCTGATTCGGGCGTGGCCGGGGTGCAGCGGGACGTGCGTGTGCTGGGCTTGGACGAGAGGGGCGATTGCCTGGGGGCCGATGGTTCACATGTCCGGCATGTTGCTCCGAGAGCTTCCGGGACCGCACCTGAAGGAGCATGA
- a CDS encoding class I SAM-dependent methyltransferase — protein sequence MGLFTRFVNNTRKPEGILGSLMVSGMNSGHAALADWGMDKFPPMTPADIIDLGCGGGRNAATLMRRYPHARMCALDYAPLSVRKTTSYNRAQVDEGRCRVLQGDVSRLDLPDDSFNLATAFETIYFWPGLEECFANVHRILHPGGHFCIVNESDGTDAASLRFQRIIDGMRCYTTEQIGDALRGAGFTTITCHHHESRPWIVVVAQA from the coding sequence ATGGGACTATTCACGCGCTTCGTCAACAACACCCGCAAGCCCGAGGGGATCCTGGGCTCGCTCATGGTCAGCGGGATGAACTCTGGGCACGCGGCTCTAGCTGATTGGGGCATGGACAAGTTTCCGCCAATGACTCCTGCAGACATCATCGACCTGGGCTGCGGCGGCGGCAGGAACGCGGCAACGCTCATGAGGCGCTACCCGCATGCGCGCATGTGCGCCCTCGACTACGCTCCCCTCTCCGTCAGGAAGACCACGTCATACAACAGGGCCCAGGTAGACGAGGGAAGATGCAGGGTACTGCAGGGGGACGTCTCGAGACTCGACCTTCCCGATGACTCATTCAACCTGGCCACGGCGTTCGAGACCATCTACTTTTGGCCCGGCCTCGAGGAGTGCTTTGCAAACGTACATCGAATCCTGCACCCCGGTGGGCACTTCTGCATAGTCAACGAGTCGGATGGGACGGATGCGGCGTCGCTCAGGTTCCAGCGGATCATCGATGGCATGCGCTGCTACACCACAGAGCAGATCGGCGACGCGCTGCGGGGTGCGGGATTCACGACCATAACCTGCCACCACCACGAGTCAAGGCCATGGATCGTGGTGGTGGCGCAGGCGTGA
- a CDS encoding type II toxin-antitoxin system HicB family antitoxin — protein MKYVYEAIIEPVGRFLEVRFPDLGIITQGEDLQDAAFRAQDLLENHIVMSLERGETLPVPTFGNECSANGYRMGIVVECDKDTPEDKTMSVNEAADLLDVTPARIRAMIRDGILASRKVGMVHMVDAASVMRRFNEPIHAGRPRKESVTA, from the coding sequence ATGAAGTATGTATACGAAGCAATCATAGAGCCCGTGGGCAGGTTCCTCGAGGTGAGGTTTCCCGACCTTGGTATCATCACCCAGGGAGAAGACTTGCAGGATGCTGCCTTCAGGGCACAGGACCTCTTGGAGAACCACATCGTTATGTCGCTCGAGAGGGGCGAGACCCTTCCCGTACCAACCTTCGGCAACGAGTGCAGCGCCAATGGCTACCGCATGGGCATTGTGGTGGAATGCGACAAGGATACCCCGGAGGATAAGACCATGAGCGTCAACGAGGCCGCAGACCTCCTGGACGTTACGCCCGCACGTATCCGGGCAATGATTCGCGACGGCATACTCGCCTCGCGCAAGGTCGGCATGGTTCATATGGTCGATGCGGCTAGCGTGATGCGACGCTTCAACGAACCCATCCATGCGGGCAGGCCGAGGAAGGAATCCGTGACAGCATAA
- a CDS encoding nitroreductase family protein, translated as MEFADVIRDRYSCKKFGDKAISKEELDAILEAGRIAPTAKNLQEQRVYVLESDEALARFDEICPCRYGAPTVLLVAFDSTNVFTYPGGVRDSGIEDASIVATHMLLAAQSLGVDSCWVNFFDPQKMAEALELPSNEVILMALDLGHAAEGTGPLPNHTSRKLLSETVIRR; from the coding sequence ATGGAGTTTGCGGACGTCATCAGAGATCGCTATTCCTGCAAGAAGTTTGGCGACAAGGCAATCAGCAAAGAGGAGCTGGACGCGATCCTGGAGGCCGGGCGCATTGCGCCAACCGCCAAGAACCTCCAGGAGCAAAGGGTCTACGTGCTCGAGTCCGACGAGGCCTTGGCGCGGTTCGACGAGATCTGCCCCTGTCGCTACGGCGCCCCCACCGTCCTGCTCGTGGCGTTCGACAGCACCAACGTCTTCACCTATCCGGGTGGCGTACGGGACTCTGGCATAGAGGACGCGAGCATCGTGGCCACGCACATGCTGCTTGCCGCACAGAGCCTGGGCGTAGACAGCTGCTGGGTCAATTTCTTTGACCCCCAGAAGATGGCCGAGGCGTTGGAACTTCCAAGCAACGAGGTCATCCTGATGGCCCTCGACCTAGGCCATGCCGCCGAAGGGACAGGGCCCCTGCCCAACCACACCAGCAGGAAGTTGCTTTCCGAGACCGTCATCCGCAGGTAG
- a CDS encoding ABC transporter ATP-binding protein, with translation MGADDMCQPSGPILAVEGYSKSYGRKRAVDNVSFSVLPGSIFGFVGHNGAGKTTLIRSIVGALAFDEGDIRICGKSVRTDPVACKRVCAYVPDNPDVYGFLTGMQYLDYVADLFCVGSDERVRRIDGFAKRLGMEDRLGEMVSAYSHGMRQKLVLIGAFLHEPRLLVLDEPFIGLDPEAAYELRTMMRELTSRGSAIFLSSHVLDAVEKLCDTVAIIRQGGIVRVGTTDEVRRDESLEQVFLELARETRNG, from the coding sequence ATGGGCGCAGACGACATGTGCCAGCCGAGCGGCCCGATTCTCGCCGTCGAGGGTTACTCCAAGAGCTACGGGAGAAAGAGGGCCGTGGACAACGTCTCGTTCTCGGTCCTTCCGGGCAGCATCTTCGGCTTCGTGGGGCACAACGGCGCGGGCAAGACGACGCTCATCCGCTCCATCGTGGGCGCCCTTGCCTTCGACGAGGGCGACATCCGGATCTGCGGGAAATCGGTTCGCACGGATCCCGTCGCCTGCAAGCGGGTGTGCGCCTACGTGCCCGACAACCCGGACGTCTATGGCTTTCTCACAGGCATGCAATACCTCGACTACGTGGCGGACCTGTTCTGCGTTGGTTCCGATGAGCGGGTACGGCGCATAGACGGCTTCGCCAAGCGCCTGGGGATGGAAGACAGGCTTGGCGAGATGGTCTCCGCGTATTCGCACGGCATGAGGCAGAAGCTCGTTTTGATCGGAGCCTTCCTTCACGAGCCACGGCTGCTCGTGCTCGACGAGCCCTTCATCGGGCTCGACCCCGAGGCGGCATACGAGCTGCGCACCATGATGCGCGAGCTCACGTCGCGCGGCAGCGCCATCTTCCTCTCGAGCCACGTGCTCGACGCCGTGGAGAAGCTCTGCGACACGGTCGCGATCATCCGCCAGGGCGGCATCGTCCGCGTGGGGACGACCGACGAGGTCCGTAGGGACGAGAGCCTCGAGCAGGTGTTCCTCGAGCTCGCGAGGGAGACGCGCAATGGCTAG